Proteins encoded by one window of Dyella humicola:
- a CDS encoding CPBP family intramembrane glutamic endopeptidase: MSTQAYLGLAQDICAFALVFVLPFVDVPFTRRLKQHSSADGRLIHYRRIVAGTLLVTAVVIVCSGHAGLWDVPRNPGEPAWFERQPWIYALAAALTAAYFALGLWPGLHAMLNHRARPKYSRAMRSLRFLAPVSPRERYWWALVSLTAGICEEILFRGFLLQYLRGHLDGGPHMNIVFAWLVSSIAFGLGHLYQGWAGVCRTTVAGLALGMLAILSGTLALPIVLHVLADLQVLAIYRPTLDAPEEAAALIAGCKCES, from the coding sequence ATGTCTACCCAGGCCTACCTCGGGCTCGCCCAGGATATCTGCGCCTTCGCACTCGTGTTTGTGCTGCCCTTCGTCGATGTGCCTTTTACCCGGCGGCTCAAGCAACACAGTAGCGCCGACGGACGTTTGATCCACTATCGCCGCATCGTCGCAGGAACGTTGCTAGTTACAGCCGTGGTGATCGTCTGCTCCGGGCATGCAGGGCTATGGGACGTGCCCAGAAATCCAGGTGAACCAGCCTGGTTTGAGCGCCAACCATGGATCTACGCGCTCGCCGCCGCCCTCACCGCCGCTTACTTTGCGCTAGGCCTATGGCCCGGCCTGCATGCGATGCTCAACCATCGAGCGCGACCGAAATACAGCAGAGCGATGCGCTCGCTACGCTTTCTTGCACCGGTATCACCCAGGGAACGCTACTGGTGGGCACTTGTAAGCCTTACCGCAGGCATCTGCGAAGAGATCCTGTTCCGCGGCTTCTTGCTCCAATACCTGCGCGGCCACCTGGACGGCGGTCCGCACATGAATATCGTGTTCGCCTGGCTGGTGAGCTCGATCGCTTTCGGCCTCGGTCACCTCTATCAAGGTTGGGCCGGCGTGTGCAGGACAACCGTGGCCGGCCTGGCCCTGGGCATGCTGGCGATACTTAGCGGCACTCTCGCGTTGCCAATCGTTCTGCACGTCCTGGCCGATCTGCAGGTGCTGGCGATATACCGCCCTACGCTCGATGCGCCTGAAGAAGCCGCCGCGCTGATCGCGGGCTGCAAGTGCGAGTCGTAA